In the genome of Micromonospora sp. Llam0, the window CTCCAGGATCCGCAGCCGGGTGGCCCGGTCGGTCCGGGAGAAGAAGGCGAAGTGCACGCCGAACCCGGTGTCCTCGTAGGTCTCCGGGCCGGTCTGGGCGATCAGGTCGGCGAACCGTTCCTTGCCTTCGGCGGTGATGGTGTAGACGACCCTGCCGCGGCGGCTGGTCAGCGCCGGGATCTCCGCGTCGGCGGCCGTCGAGTCGTCGGCTTCGGCGATCAGGCCGTTGGCCTGCAGCCTGCGCAGGGTCGGGTACAGCGAGCCGTAGCTGATCGCGGCACGGATCGCCCCGAGCTTGGCGGCGAGTTCCTTGCGGAGCTCGTAGCCGTGCATAGGGGACTCCTGAAGCAGGCCGAGGATGGCGAGTTCGAGCACGCTGCCCCTCCTACCTCGTGGTATGCCCGGCTTCGTCGGCCCGATGTATCGAGCCGATACATCGACACGGTAGACGGAAACCAGACACCGGGCAAATGGTTCCTTGCGTACGGTCGGCTACTGATCGTGACCGTGGTCGCCAAGGTCAGCGGGGACCGCGTACGCTCGTGGCCATGCGTTCGCAGCGTCAGGTCGTCGACTACTCGCTTCAGCGGCGAGCCGTGCTGCGCGAGGTGTTCTCCGGCCGGGTGAGCAGCCACGAGGTCTGTGATGCCTCGCCTTACCTGAAGAGTGCTGCCCGGTTCCACGGCGAGCCGACCGACGAGAGCTGCCCGATCTGTCACCGCGAGAACCTGACCCACGTGCACTACATCTATGGCGATGAGCTGAAGCAGTCCGCCGGACAGGCCCGAAACCGGGCCGAGTTGTCGTTGCTGGCGATGACGCTGCGTGAGTTCCAGGTGTACGTCGTCGAGGTGTGTCGCGTCTGCAACTGGAACCACCTGGTGGAGCAGTATCTTCTCGGCCGGGACGGCCTGGGCGTCGCCGGCGGTGACGGCGAGGCTGACGGCGCGGTCGCCGTCTCCGGCGGCGGCCGTCCATCGATGACCAAACGAAGGCGAGAGGCCCAACGGTGAACCTGATTGCCCGGTCGCTGCGTAGGCACCAGAGAGTAGGCAGGGCAACGTTACTGGTTAACCGGACAAGTCACGATATTTCTGATGAAGTGGCTTTCGGCTGCTGGTGTCGCTCCGGCACCGGTAGTGGGCCAACTCACGGCAGACCGGTGGTGGCGCTGGAGCGCACCACCGCAACCGGCAGGGTGTGACACATGAACTCGTACGGCGACCCCAACTCCGCCCACGGGCGTGCCTACAGTCCAGGCAGCGGTGGCGGATACGGATCCGAGCCGGATGACTACCACTGGGCCGGTGCGGACGACGCCGGGCCGGCCCGCGGCCACTCCGCGCGGGGCGACTCCGAAGCGGGTTGGCACGGCGGAGAGACTTCCCGCGGACCGGTCAACCCCGGCACCGGTCGGGCCTCGGTCGGTGGCCGTGCTCCGGTCAGCGGTGCCTCCGCTGGACGGGCCTCGGTGGGTAGCGCGTCGGTAGGTAGCGCTTCGGTCGGCAGCGGCCCAGCCGGTCGGGCCCCGGTCGGTGGCCGTGCCCCGGTCAGCGGCGGCGCCCCGGTCGGTGGTGCCGCTGGCCGCGCCGGCGTCGGCCGGGCGACCGTCGGGCGGGCCAGCGTACGACCGGTCTCGCCGGCCGGTGGGTTCGGTGGCGGTCCGGGTGGTCCCGGCGGTCCGGGTGGTCCCGGCGGTCCGGGTGGTCCCGGCGGACCCGACGGCCCGTCCGGGCCGGGACGCCGTGGCAGGGGCGGGCGCGGCGGCGACCCCGCCGCAGCGAAACGGGCCAAGCAGCGTCGCCGGATCAACCTGCTGATCGCGTCGTTCGCGGTCCTGATCATGCTCACCGGCGGTGCGGTCGTCGGCGGCACCTACTACTCGACGACGGTCACCCTGCCCGAGGAGCTGCCGCTGCCGCTGGCCAGCACGATGTACGCCAGCGACGGCACCACCCGGATCGCCAAGCTGGGCGAGTTCAACCGGGTGTTCGTCACCGTCGACCAGATCCCCGAGCACGTGCAGCGAGCGGTGGCCTCCGCCGAGGACCGCAAGTTCTACGAGCACTCCGGCGTCGACTACGTCGGCATCGCCCGGGCGGCCTGGAACAACTTCACCGGCGGCACCCGGCAAGGTGCCTCGACGATCACCCAGCAGTACGCCCGTAACGCGATGGACCTGCAGGAGGTCTCCTACGCCCGGAAGGTCCGCGAGGCGGTGCTGGCCTCGAAGCTCACCGACCGGTACGACAAGTCCGAGATCATGGGCTTCTACCTGAACACCATCTACTTCGGTCGCGGCGCCTACGGCATCGAGGCCGCCGCACAGCAGTACTTCGGCAAGTCGGTCGCCGACCTGTCGGTCGCCGAGGGCGCGGTGATCGCGGCGGTGATCAAGCAGCCGGAGCCGGACGCGTCCACCGGGCACCAGGGCTACGACCCGGCGGTCAACGAGGCCGAGGCCAAGGTGCGCTGGGAGTACGTGATCGGTGGCATGGTCGAGATGGGTTGGCTGCCCGAGGCCGAGCGCCCGACCGAGTACCCGGAGATCCGGGAGGTCGACCCGAACAGCTGCATCATCGACTGTGGGATCAACACCCCCGAGGGCAACGTCATCAACTACGTCCGCGACGAGATGGTGCAGATGGGCATCTGCACGCCGGACACCTGCTCGCAGGAGCTGCGGCAGGGCGGTTACCGGGTGGTCACGACGATTGACCCGAAGATGCAGGACGCCGCGGAGAAGGCGATCTGGCGTAAGGCCAAGGGGTCGGCCATGGAGGGCCAGCCGGAGAACCTGATGGCGGCGATGGTCGCGATCGATCCGGAGACCGGCCGGGTGCTCGCCTACTTCGGCGGCGACAACGGCACCGGGCACGACTACGCCGGCCGCAACTACGAGAACGGCCAGTGGACCGGCGGCCACTCGCCCGGCTCGACATTCAAGATCTACACGTTGGCCGCCGCCCTGGACAACGACATCTCGGTCGACTCGCACTGGACGGCCAAGCCGTTCAAGGTCGAGGGCACCGAGATCGAGGTGCAGAACGCCGGCCGGAACGCCAGCTGTGGCGAGTGGTGCTCGCTGGAGTTCTCCACCGTCCAGTCCTACAACGTGCCCTTCTACCACGTCACCGAGCAGATCGGCGCCGACAAGGTGGTCGGCATGGCCAAGGCGGCCGGCGTCGGCACCATGTGGAACACCGCCGACAACAAGCCGTACGACCTGACCACGGCCGACCCGAAGGAGGTCGCTCCGTCGCCGTTCTTCAACGTGGTCGGGTACGGGCAGTACCCGGTGACAGTGCTCGACCACGCCAACGGGGTGGCGACGCTGGCCAACCGCGGGGTCTACAACAAGGCCCACTTCGTGATCTCCGTGGAGAAGAAGAACCTGGTCAGCGGTGAATGGGTGACGGCCGGTGGCGAGCAGCTCAAGCCGGAGCAGCGGATCCGGCAGGAGGTGGTGGCGGACCTGACCGACGTGCTGACCCAGATCCCGGACAACATCGGCAAGGACCTCAACGGCGGGCGCCCGGTCGCCGGCAAGACCGGCACCTGGGAGCTCAACGAGTCCAGCGGCGAGAACGGCGACGCCTGGATGGTCGGGTACACCCCGCAGATCGCCGCCGCTGTCTGGGTCGGCAACGTCGGAGACCGCAAGGCGATCCGCGACAAGAACAACAACAAGATCGGTGGTAGCGGACTACCCGCCATCGTCTGGCAGCGCTTCATGAACGAGGCGCACAAGGGGATGGACGTCGAACAGTTCCCGGCTGCCCGGGAGATCGGCAGCGTCGACGCCGGCAACGGCAAGTCCCCGGCCCCGCCGCCGCCGGACCCGCAACGGCCAGGACAGGGCGGGATCTGTGACGGTCCGCTGGGCGACCTGTTCTGCCCGGGCGGCGGGAACAACAACGGCAACAACAACGGCAACAACGGTGGCAACAACGGCGACCAGGACGACGGTGCCGGTGACCCCACCGGCACTCCCGGCAACGATCCCGACCCCAACGACGGTGAAGACCAGGGTGGCGGTATCGGGTTCGACTTCGGCGGTGGTGCCGGCGGCACCACCGTGCCGCCGACGCTGCCGCCACCGACACGCTGATCGACGGACGCAGATCGCCAACTACCGCGCCGGCCGGTGACCAGGTCAACTGACCTGGTCACCGGCCGGCGCGGTACATAGGCGAACTCGACATGCCGGTGCTGGGCAGACGGAAGCCGGTCGAGTACGGCAGGATGCCTGTTCATGAGCGTGCAGCCGCCGAACGGTATCGATGGAGTTGAGCGGGCCGAGCAACCTGGACCGGCCACCGCAGCCGAGGGCGAGACGGTCGAGCGGCCGCCCGTCGACCACCCGTCGCGCGCTGACCGGTTCGTCCGCGGCCTCTCCGAGGCGATCGGTGGCCCGCTGGGCCGGCACGCCGCCGGGCAGGACCGTGCCGCCGGTCGGCCCGGCCGGTTCTGGACCGCCGCCCGGATCGTGCTCGCCCTGATCTGCCTCAGTCTCGCCGCGCACTGGGTGCAGAAGTCGCCCTGCATGGACGGTGCCTGGCAGGACAACGTCCAGTACACCCGGTTCTGCTACACCGACGTGCTCGCCCTCTACTACGCCGAAGGGCTCAACGAAGGCAAGGTCCCCTACGTCGACCACCCCGTCGAGTACCCGGTGGTGACCGGCTACTTCATGGGCGTACTCGGGCTGCCGGTGCACGCGCTCGGCGCGGACCGGCCCGAGCTCAACCAGGCGATGTGGTTCTACAACGCCAACGCCCTGGTGCTCTGCGCGCTGGGGGTGGCCGCCGTGGCGGCGATCCTCGCCCTGCGCCGCCGCCGGCCGTGGGACGCCGCGATGTTCGCCCTCGCCCCCGCGCTGGTGCTGACCGCCACCGTCAACTGGGACATGCTGCCGATCGGGTTCGCGATGTTCGGCCTGTTCGCCTGGGTGCGGCAACGCCCACTGCTCGCCGGCGTACTGCTCGGCATCGGCGGCGCCGCCAAGATGTGGCCGCTGTTCCTGCTCGGACCGATCCTCGTCCTCGGCCTGCGGTCGGCCCGGATCCGGGCCACCGCCACCGCGATCGTCGCGGCGGTCGGCACCCTGGTCGCGGTCAACCTGCCGGTCTACCTCTTCGCCCACGACGGGTGGCGGCGGTTCTTCGAACTCAACTCCGAACGGCCGATCGACTGGGGAACGCTCTGGTACATCGGGCGTTACCTGGACGGCAAGTGGGCCGGTGGTACGCCCGGCGACCAGGGCCCGTTCCAGTGGCTCAGCGACCACATCCCGACGTTGAACACCCTGTCGTACGTCCTGTTCGGTCTTGCCTGCCTCGGCATCGGCGCGTTGGGAGTGCTCGCGCCGCGCCGGCCCCGGCTGGCCGCGTTGGCCTTCCTGGTGGTCGCGGCGTTCCTCATCTTCAGCAAGGTCTGGTCACAGCAGTTCACCTTGTGGCTGTTGCCGCTGATCGTGCTGGCCCGGCCGCGCTGGGGTGCCTTCCTCGCCTGGCAGGCCGCCGAGGTCGGCTACTTCCTCGCCTTCTACGGGCAGTTGCTCGGCACCGCGACCGGCAGCCAGGTCATTCCGGAAGGGGTCTTCGTGCTGGCCGCCACGCTGCGGCTCGGCACGGTGGTGGCGCTGTGCGTGTTCGTGATCCGCGACATCCTCCACCCGGAGCGGGACGTGGTGCGCCGCAACTACTCCGACGACCCGGACGGCGGCGTCTTCGACGGCGCGCCGGACGCCGGCTGGGTGTCCGAGGTCCGCCGCTGGTTCAACGACGAACGCGAACCCCGGCCGGCAGCCGGAGGATCACAGTCGGTAGACGACGGTGTCGCCGATGTCGACCCGGTCGATGCCGAGCCCGTCAACCGGTAGGTCGACGGTGGTCTGCCACGGCGTACCGGGCACCTGGTCACGCCGGAGCACCACGGTGCGTACGCCCAGCTCCCGCAGGTACCCGATGCTGGACTGGTCGGGGAACGTCCGGGTGATCTCCCGTACCTCGGCCAACTGGTCCGGGGTGAAGCCGCTGCCGCCGTTCACCACCGGCTGGAACCGGGTCGTCGACCAGAGCATCACGTGCTGGTCGAGATTCTGGCTGCTGGGCAGCACCAGGATCGGGCCGTCGTCGACCCGCATGATCTGCGGCTGCTCGGGCACCTCCGGATGCGGGGTGACGTTCAACCCCTCCACCAGGACCAGCAGCAGGGGCAGCAGGGTGGCCAGCCGCAGCAGCGCACCGGGCCGTTCGGTGACCCGCTGCCGGGCGATGTCGTCCACCCGGCGGACGAACGCCGCCACCGCGCCGGCGGCGAGGATCGCCAGCAGCAGCGTGGTCCACAGCATCATCCGGCCCGGTGTGCGGATCCCGTCCCAGCCGGGTACGTACTCGAAGAGCAGACCGTAGCTGTAGGTGCCGTCGAAGAAGCTGCTGCCCATCGCCAGGATCCCGGTGAGCAGTACCCCGGCGAGCAGCAACAACCGTTGCCGCCACGTCCAGATGGACAGCACCAGCCCGGCGAGCGCCAGCGCGTACAGCACGAAGCCGGGCAGCAGGGTCATCTCCGGATGCCAGGGCAGTGCCGCGCGGGCGTCGGCGTGCCGGTCGCCCCAGATCAGCGACTCCGCCGGCGCGGTGAAGAACCCGGACAGCGGCGGCGAGTACGCGGCCAGGTCGTCCATGGTCCGGGCGGCGTTCGGATGCAGTTCGGCGACCCGGAAGTACGGGATCGCCAGCAGCACCCCGACGGCGGTGAACAGCGCGCCGCCGGCCAGGTCGGTGAGCAGCAGTACGGCTCCGAACGGCTTTCGCTGCGGCCAGAACCAGGTGCGCCGGACCAGGTACATGGCCAGCGAGACCAGGCAGATGACCGCCAGGATATAGATGAACGGCAGACCGATACCGAATCCGAGGCTGACCTGCCATGCCGCGGTCAGCCAGCCGGCCAACGCCCAGGTGACACTGCGCCGCTGCGGTCGGTAGCCGTACCGCAGTGACCAGCCGTGCCCCCGGGCCAGCATGGCCAGCGCCAACGGGATACCGCCGTTGGAGACGATGTGCAGGTGCCCGGCCTGGGACAGTAACCACGGCGCGTACGCGTAGCCGGCCGCACCGACGGCCGCCGCGGTCCGCCCGGTGCCGAGCTGTCGGATCAGCGCGTACGCGCCGAGCGCAGCCAGCGCGTGGGCCAGCACGAAAATGATGTTGTAGCGCAGGACCGCCGCCACCGGTCCGTCGCCGATCATGCCGGCGGGCGCGTAGCCGAGCAGGGTGTCGGAGAAGGCGAAGCTCCACGACTGCGGGTAGAAGGTGTTCGCCTGCCACAGCTGGGTGGGGTCGGTCAGCAGGATGTGCCCGGACCAGGCCATCTGCCAGGCCTGCAAGGTCGGATCCCAGGTGTCCTGCGGGATCGTGTAGAGCGGGTAGCGCAGCGTGGGCCAGGTCATCGCCACCGCGACGACGAGCGCCACGACGGTGGCCAGGCTCCATTCGTGGATCAGCACCCGGACGACGGCCCGGCGGGCCCGTACCAGCCGACCCGGCCGGCCTTTCGGCGCGGGACCGAACGCGGTAAACGGGTCGTCGGTCGGCTCGGTTTTGGTCTCTGCCGGGTCGTCGGTCGCGACCGGCTCGGCCGCCGGCCGGCCCACCGTCGTCTCGTCGAGCTGTTGTTCGGTGCCGTTGATCGATGCCGGGTCGGGGCGGACCGGGTCGGCCGTGCTGGCCCGGTCGCCGTCGGCGGCTGCCCGCTTGCCGGTCATCGGGCCCGATCCTGCTGCCCCAGCCGATCTCGCAGGAAGGCGATGTCCGCCGCCTGGCCGTCGGTGCCACCCGGAGTCTCGACGATGACCGGCGCGTCGGCGGATCGGATCACGGCGACGATCAGTTCCGGGTCGATCATGCCGGCCTGGAGGTTCTCGTGGCGGTCCCGGCTGCTGTCGAAGGCGTCCTTGGACCCGTTGGCGTGGATCAGGTCGATCCGGCCGGTGATCGCCTTGACTCGGTCGACGATGCCAAGCAGGTCCTCACCTGCAGCGTGGGCGTGGCAGGTGTCGAGGCAGAAACCCGGCCCGAACTCGCCGATCGTGTCCCATAGTCGGGCCAGCGCGTCGAACCGTCGAGCGCAGGCGTTCTCGCCGCCTGCGGTGTTCTCGATCAGCACCGGCACCGGAAAACCGCCCTGGTCCCGCGCATAGGCGAAGGTCTTGCGCCAGTTGTCGAAACCCACCGCCGCGTCGTCGCCCCGGCTGACGTGGCCGCCGTGCACGATCAGACCCTTCGCCCCCACCTGACGGGCGCCGGTGGCGTGGCTCAGTAGGAGCTTGCGACTCGGGATCCGGATCCGATTGTTCGAGGTGGCGACGTTGATCACGTACGGAGCGTGCACATACCGGTCGACGTCCGAGTTGGCCAGCCGATCCGCGTCGGGGCGCGGCTGCGGGGCCTGCCAGCCCTGCGGGTCGGACAGAAAGAACTGGACCGCGTCTGCCCGGCGGTCGGCGGCTGCGGCGAGCGGGTCGCTGGGGTCGACGTGGGCTCCGATACGCATGGGGCCGAGCCTACGTGGCAAGCCCGACGATCCGGGCACCGGCGGTTCGTACCGACAGCCGGTCCGTACCTGTCGGCGAGGGCCGGCCGTCCGGCGAGCCGGTCGCGTCACCGCCGCCGACCGCGGTCGTTGCTCCGGGTAGAGAACCGGCCCGGTGTCTCCGCCGGTCGGCGCCGGCACCGACGTCTTCGTGCTGGGACCGGCGCCACCGTTCGTGCTGGGAGAGGACGTGCCGATAGAACTGTCGCTCGCGGACGGCGTGGCGGCCTCCTGGCTCGCCGGTCTGACCGGACAAGATCATCCAATCGGACTATTAGCGCTCCTTGCACTAATTGCCGTGATTGGCGTGTCTGTAGCGGCAATAAGGGTTATAGTTGTGCAACACGGGCAGAAGTTCAAACACCTGCCCTGACCAGCGCACAACTGCACAGGCTCCGCGGGGCGCCCCACGTCCAACCTCGTCGGTGTGGTCGTTCCTCCCCAGGTCCCACCCAAAGAATGCGGACAGGGGGCGCCCCGCGGCTCATGCGCCCAGCCGGCTATTCTTGACCGGTTGCGCCGACGTCAGTTGCCTGACTGGTCGTCGGCGTCACGACGCTGGACCTCCTGCCACGGAAGGACCGTGGCCGTCAGCCCACAGGAGGTGAGTACGTCTTGCGTCATTACGAGATCATGGTCATCCTCGACTCCAGCCTTGAGGAGCGCACGGTCGCGCCCTCGCTCGACACGTACCTCAACGTGATCCGCACTGCCGGAGGCTCGGTCGAAAAGCTCGACGTCTGGGGCCGCCGTCGCCTCTCCTTCGAGATCAACAAGAAGGCGGAAGGCATCTACGCGGTCATCGATCTGCAGGCCACCCCGGATGCTGTCGCCGAGCTGGACCGCCAGCTGCGACTCAACGAGTCGGTGCTGCGTACCAAGGTCATTCGGCCGGAGACGCGCTGACCGCGTCCCACCGGTCCGCCCGACAGCACACGTCGGTCCTGTCACACGGCTCTGGCAGCCTGGTGACGAGGACATCGACCGAGTGCGCGAGGAGATGGTCATGGCAGGAGATACCACCATCACGGTCATCGGCAACCTGACCGATGACCCTGAGTTGCGCTTTACCCCGTCGGGAGCAGCGGTTGCCAAGTTCCGGGTGGCCTCGACCCCCCGGTTCATGGACCGAGCCTCCGGCGAGTGGAAGGACGGCGAGCCGCTCTTCCTGTCCTGCACGGTGTGGCGCCAGGCGGCGGAGCACGTCGCCGAGTCGCTCCAGCGGGGTGCCCGGGTGATCGTCTCGGGTCGGCTACGGCAGCGGTCGTACGAGACCCGTGAGGGCGAGAAGCGGACTGTCATCGAGTTGGAGGTCGACGAGATCGGCCCGTCGCTGCGGTACGCCACGGCGAAGGTGCAGAAGATGTCCCGATCCGGCTCCGGCGGCGGCGGCTTCGGCGGCTCCGGTGGCGGTGGCAACCAGGGCGGCGGCTTCGACGACCCATGGGCCACGGCCGCGCCGGCCGCGCCGGCCGCCTCGTCCGCCCGTTCGGGCGGCGGGAACTTCGACGAGGAACCTCCATTCTGATATGGCTTCCAACGCCCGCGATCGCAAACCAGGAGCACGAGCAATGGCCAAGGCTGCGGCACTTCGCAAGCCGAAGAAGAAGGTGAACCCGCTCGACAAGGACGGGATCACCTACATCGACTA includes:
- a CDS encoding transglycosylase domain-containing protein; the protein is MNSYGDPNSAHGRAYSPGSGGGYGSEPDDYHWAGADDAGPARGHSARGDSEAGWHGGETSRGPVNPGTGRASVGGRAPVSGASAGRASVGSASVGSASVGSGPAGRAPVGGRAPVSGGAPVGGAAGRAGVGRATVGRASVRPVSPAGGFGGGPGGPGGPGGPGGPGGPGGPDGPSGPGRRGRGGRGGDPAAAKRAKQRRRINLLIASFAVLIMLTGGAVVGGTYYSTTVTLPEELPLPLASTMYASDGTTRIAKLGEFNRVFVTVDQIPEHVQRAVASAEDRKFYEHSGVDYVGIARAAWNNFTGGTRQGASTITQQYARNAMDLQEVSYARKVREAVLASKLTDRYDKSEIMGFYLNTIYFGRGAYGIEAAAQQYFGKSVADLSVAEGAVIAAVIKQPEPDASTGHQGYDPAVNEAEAKVRWEYVIGGMVEMGWLPEAERPTEYPEIREVDPNSCIIDCGINTPEGNVINYVRDEMVQMGICTPDTCSQELRQGGYRVVTTIDPKMQDAAEKAIWRKAKGSAMEGQPENLMAAMVAIDPETGRVLAYFGGDNGTGHDYAGRNYENGQWTGGHSPGSTFKIYTLAAALDNDISVDSHWTAKPFKVEGTEIEVQNAGRNASCGEWCSLEFSTVQSYNVPFYHVTEQIGADKVVGMAKAAGVGTMWNTADNKPYDLTTADPKEVAPSPFFNVVGYGQYPVTVLDHANGVATLANRGVYNKAHFVISVEKKNLVSGEWVTAGGEQLKPEQRIRQEVVADLTDVLTQIPDNIGKDLNGGRPVAGKTGTWELNESSGENGDAWMVGYTPQIAAAVWVGNVGDRKAIRDKNNNKIGGSGLPAIVWQRFMNEAHKGMDVEQFPAAREIGSVDAGNGKSPAPPPPDPQRPGQGGICDGPLGDLFCPGGGNNNGNNNGNNGGNNGDQDDGAGDPTGTPGNDPDPNDGEDQGGGIGFDFGGGAGGTTVPPTLPPPTR
- a CDS encoding deoxyribonuclease IV, with translation MRIGAHVDPSDPLAAAADRRADAVQFFLSDPQGWQAPQPRPDADRLANSDVDRYVHAPYVINVATSNNRIRIPSRKLLLSHATGARQVGAKGLIVHGGHVSRGDDAAVGFDNWRKTFAYARDQGGFPVPVLIENTAGGENACARRFDALARLWDTIGEFGPGFCLDTCHAHAAGEDLLGIVDRVKAITGRIDLIHANGSKDAFDSSRDRHENLQAGMIDPELIVAVIRSADAPVIVETPGGTDGQAADIAFLRDRLGQQDRAR
- a CDS encoding single-stranded DNA-binding protein, yielding MREEMVMAGDTTITVIGNLTDDPELRFTPSGAAVAKFRVASTPRFMDRASGEWKDGEPLFLSCTVWRQAAEHVAESLQRGARVIVSGRLRQRSYETREGEKRTVIELEVDEIGPSLRYATAKVQKMSRSGSGGGGFGGSGGGGNQGGGFDDPWATAAPAAPAASSARSGGGNFDEEPPF
- a CDS encoding glycosyltransferase family 87 protein, with translation MSVQPPNGIDGVERAEQPGPATAAEGETVERPPVDHPSRADRFVRGLSEAIGGPLGRHAAGQDRAAGRPGRFWTAARIVLALICLSLAAHWVQKSPCMDGAWQDNVQYTRFCYTDVLALYYAEGLNEGKVPYVDHPVEYPVVTGYFMGVLGLPVHALGADRPELNQAMWFYNANALVLCALGVAAVAAILALRRRRPWDAAMFALAPALVLTATVNWDMLPIGFAMFGLFAWVRQRPLLAGVLLGIGGAAKMWPLFLLGPILVLGLRSARIRATATAIVAAVGTLVAVNLPVYLFAHDGWRRFFELNSERPIDWGTLWYIGRYLDGKWAGGTPGDQGPFQWLSDHIPTLNTLSYVLFGLACLGIGALGVLAPRRPRLAALAFLVVAAFLIFSKVWSQQFTLWLLPLIVLARPRWGAFLAWQAAEVGYFLAFYGQLLGTATGSQVIPEGVFVLAATLRLGTVVALCVFVIRDILHPERDVVRRNYSDDPDGGVFDGAPDAGWVSEVRRWFNDEREPRPAAGGSQSVDDGVADVDPVDAEPVNR
- a CDS encoding PadR family transcriptional regulator — translated: MLELAILGLLQESPMHGYELRKELAAKLGAIRAAISYGSLYPTLRRLQANGLIAEADDSTAADAEIPALTSRRGRVVYTITAEGKERFADLIAQTGPETYEDTGFGVHFAFFSRTDRATRLRILEGRRRKIEERREGLREVLGRAAERLDAYTLELQRHGLDACEREVRWLEELIASERSGRAPRTGHPDPMKFEPAENDPPPPGQTREAPPGQPGDEPERP
- a CDS encoding DUF5318 domain-containing protein → MRSQRQVVDYSLQRRAVLREVFSGRVSSHEVCDASPYLKSAARFHGEPTDESCPICHRENLTHVHYIYGDELKQSAGQARNRAELSLLAMTLREFQVYVVEVCRVCNWNHLVEQYLLGRDGLGVAGGDGEADGAVAVSGGGRPSMTKRRREAQR
- the rpsF gene encoding 30S ribosomal protein S6, with protein sequence MRHYEIMVILDSSLEERTVAPSLDTYLNVIRTAGGSVEKLDVWGRRRLSFEINKKAEGIYAVIDLQATPDAVAELDRQLRLNESVLRTKVIRPETR